From Burkholderiales bacterium, one genomic window encodes:
- the cyoD gene encoding cytochrome o ubiquinol oxidase subunit IV, with the protein MSTPLDPPHGPALHDQELDHDTLHITVGGYVTGFVLAVILTAIPFWLVMGKVFSNSTLTIFIILALAMVQIYVHMVFFLHMTSKAEGGWTWMSLIFTLVLLVIALSGSLWIMYHVDRHTMPVSAEQARKLP; encoded by the coding sequence ATGAGCACACCTCTCGACCCTCCGCACGGACCGGCTCTCCACGACCAGGAGCTGGATCACGACACCCTGCACATCACGGTGGGCGGATACGTCACCGGCTTCGTGCTGGCGGTGATCCTGACCGCGATCCCGTTCTGGCTGGTGATGGGCAAGGTCTTCTCGAATTCGACCCTGACGATCTTCATCATCCTCGCGCTCGCCATGGTGCAGATCTACGTGCACATGGTGTTCTTTCTGCACATGACCTCGAAAGCCGAGGGCGGCTGGACGTGGATGTCGCTCATCTTTACGCTGGTGCTCCTGGTCATCGCGCTCTCGGGGTCGCTGTGGATCATGTACCACGTCGACCGCCACACCATGCCGGTCTCGGCCGAGCAGGCCCGCAAGCTACCCTGA